One window from the genome of Streptomyces sp. WZ-12 encodes:
- a CDS encoding FAD-dependent oxidoreductase → MTTHVTIIGAGLGGLTLARVLHLHGIPTTVYEAESSPTARAQGGLLDIHDYNGQLALQDADLMDEFRGLILEGRQQCRVLDRDGTVLLDVADDGTGGRPEVQRGELRQMLLDSLPAGTVRWGHKVSGVRALGGGRHEVTFADGSTVATSLLVGADGAWSRVRPLLSDAVPEYVGVSIVEAYLFDGDTRHPATAKAVGGGAMFAPASGKLLGAHRESGETLHCYVMLFKPLEWFAGIDFNDPASAAARIAQEFDGWAPELTALITNGDTAPVLRPANALPNEHRWDRVPGVTLLGDAAHLTASNGEGANLAMLDGAELGKALAAHPDDVEAALGEYERAMFPRSAAAATEGALFYETVFDDDAPQRLIEMFGELKER, encoded by the coding sequence ATGACCACTCACGTCACGATCATCGGCGCCGGACTCGGCGGACTCACGCTCGCCCGCGTCCTGCACCTCCACGGCATACCGACCACCGTCTACGAGGCGGAGTCCTCCCCCACGGCACGCGCGCAGGGCGGACTGCTCGACATCCATGACTACAACGGTCAACTGGCGCTTCAGGACGCGGATTTGATGGACGAGTTCCGCGGCCTCATCCTGGAGGGCCGCCAGCAGTGCCGGGTCCTCGACCGGGACGGGACCGTGCTGCTCGACGTGGCCGACGACGGCACGGGCGGGCGCCCCGAGGTGCAGCGCGGCGAGCTGCGGCAGATGCTGCTCGACTCGCTCCCGGCCGGCACCGTCCGGTGGGGGCACAAGGTCAGCGGCGTCCGGGCCCTGGGCGGGGGTCGTCACGAGGTGACCTTCGCCGACGGCAGCACCGTCGCCACGAGCCTGCTGGTCGGCGCGGACGGTGCGTGGTCGCGGGTCCGGCCGCTGCTGTCCGATGCGGTACCCGAGTACGTTGGTGTGTCGATCGTCGAGGCCTATCTGTTCGACGGCGACACCCGCCACCCCGCTACCGCCAAGGCAGTTGGCGGCGGGGCCATGTTCGCCCCCGCGTCGGGGAAGTTGCTCGGGGCGCACCGGGAGAGCGGCGAGACGCTCCACTGCTATGTGATGCTCTTCAAGCCACTGGAGTGGTTCGCCGGCATCGACTTCAACGATCCCGCCTCCGCGGCCGCGCGGATTGCGCAGGAGTTCGACGGTTGGGCGCCGGAGCTCACCGCGCTGATCACCAATGGCGACACCGCACCGGTCCTGCGCCCCGCCAACGCCCTGCCGAACGAGCATCGTTGGGATCGGGTGCCGGGGGTGACCCTGCTCGGCGACGCGGCCCATCTCACGGCGTCGAACGGCGAGGGCGCCAACCTCGCCATGCTCGACGGTGCCGAGCTCGGCAAGGCCCTCGCCGCGCACCCCGACGACGTCGAGGCCGCGCTCGGCGAGTACGAGCGGGCCATGTTCCCGCGTAGTGCCGCGGCCGCCACCGAGGGCGCTCTCTTCTACGAGACCGTCTTCGACGACGACGCGCCCCAGCGGCTGATCGAGATGTTCGGCGAGCTCAAGGAGAGGTGA
- a CDS encoding phosphotransferase, whose translation MTIVHDGGMSESSLSGGSVNRVVRVGGTVRRPVSASTGFVGDLLRMFEAAGWGGAPRYHGIDEEGREVLTYLEGHVAWGPQQPPAVHSDESLVRVAELVREFHDLTAGTGLAGSHEVVCHNDLAPKNTVYRPVHGALRPVAFIDWDLAAPGARIHDVAHACWQYLGLGPGVEDASEAARRLRLIADSYGLAERRALVSVVLWWQDRCWRGIEAAADSGNLAMVRLRAAGAVGEVQAAYEWVSEHRAELDHALR comes from the coding sequence GTGACGATCGTGCACGATGGAGGAATGTCGGAGTCTTCGTTGTCTGGTGGGTCGGTCAATCGCGTTGTGCGCGTTGGCGGCACCGTGCGCCGGCCCGTGTCGGCGAGCACTGGCTTCGTCGGTGACTTGCTGCGGATGTTTGAGGCCGCGGGGTGGGGTGGGGCGCCGCGATACCACGGTATCGACGAGGAAGGACGCGAGGTTCTGACCTATCTCGAAGGGCATGTGGCCTGGGGTCCGCAGCAGCCTCCGGCCGTGCACTCCGACGAAAGTCTGGTGCGGGTTGCCGAACTCGTGCGGGAGTTCCATGACCTCACGGCAGGCACGGGACTGGCCGGCTCGCATGAGGTCGTGTGTCACAACGACCTTGCGCCCAAGAACACCGTCTATCGGCCTGTTCACGGTGCCTTGCGCCCCGTGGCCTTTATCGACTGGGACTTGGCCGCGCCGGGTGCGCGCATTCATGACGTCGCCCATGCGTGTTGGCAGTATCTCGGACTCGGGCCGGGCGTCGAAGACGCCTCCGAAGCTGCGCGACGGTTGAGGTTGATCGCTGACTCTTATGGGCTGGCCGAACGACGCGCTCTCGTGTCCGTGGTTTTGTGGTGGCAGGACAGGTGTTGGCGCGGTATTGAGGCGGCTGCGGACTCCGGAAACCTCGCGATGGTCCGCCTCAGAGCAGCTGGGGCGGTGGGTGAGGTACAGGCGGCGTATGAATGGGTCAGTGAACACCGGGCCGAGCTGGATCACGCCCTGCGTTGA
- a CDS encoding GNAT family N-acetyltransferase, whose product MFEEDDDEFYEFGSRSGCSPFREVRHEGRIQKQMPCTASARNVRSLAVSLTRLVMRPLFREGSMVADIVRTWVAGWAVSRRTPPPVDMPWGFYIEVADNPAERGRHVLPEVDEALVRSAAASVEAPRTWMKIPAEPAEIEPWLPQGWAWEESGHLMAVDLVASNPVAPEGYTVTVEAIGAVAYVRVWDATGEPAAQGQMALLGEATVVDRVVTEEAHRRRGLGNFVMRTLADHAVDQGAVLGVLGATDAGRALYETLGWKKHATLAECVYRP is encoded by the coding sequence GTGTTCGAGGAGGACGACGACGAGTTCTACGAGTTCGGTTCTCGATCAGGGTGTTCGCCCTTCAGGGAGGTGCGGCACGAAGGCCGCATCCAAAAGCAGATGCCGTGCACCGCAAGCGCGCGTAATGTGCGCTCCTTGGCAGTGTCTCTTACTCGGCTGGTGATGCGGCCACTGTTTCGGGAGGGTTCGATGGTTGCGGACATAGTCAGGACCTGGGTGGCGGGATGGGCTGTCTCACGGCGGACTCCTCCGCCGGTCGACATGCCCTGGGGTTTCTACATCGAGGTGGCCGACAACCCCGCTGAAAGGGGACGCCATGTCCTGCCGGAGGTTGACGAGGCGTTGGTCCGCAGCGCCGCTGCCTCGGTGGAGGCGCCGCGCACCTGGATGAAGATCCCAGCGGAGCCTGCCGAGATCGAGCCCTGGCTACCGCAAGGGTGGGCCTGGGAGGAGAGCGGGCATCTGATGGCGGTTGACCTGGTCGCCTCGAACCCGGTCGCACCTGAGGGGTACACCGTGACTGTGGAGGCCATCGGTGCTGTCGCCTACGTCCGGGTGTGGGACGCGACGGGCGAGCCGGCGGCTCAGGGGCAGATGGCGCTCCTCGGGGAGGCCACGGTTGTGGACCGGGTGGTGACCGAGGAGGCCCATCGGCGGCGCGGGCTGGGCAACTTCGTGATGCGTACGCTCGCCGACCACGCCGTGGACCAGGGCGCGGTCCTCGGCGTTCTTGGCGCGACCGATGCCGGACGTGCGCTGTACGAAACGCTGGGCTGGAAGAAGCACGCGACGCTGGCGGAGTGCGTCTACCGGCCCTGA
- a CDS encoding ATP nucleotide 3'-pyrophosphokinase translates to MSHHHPTGRSITRAALATALAAALGTGAVQTATAAPVTPSHATAIAPSAQARVTAPDGGWSQDGLHLNARDNKEVDAYLARARRAERSISPQVRTVALLTHAQLVGFDQRLKSPDSLKRKVATKMKEVPGQSVGTSLATLNDSVRYTLQWPTGQYTHGVTVAAGLLSSWGNDTKRWSNTWGRPQGYKAVNSAWRAPRSGQVFEVQFHTPESKAAQLETHEIYEEQRLPGTPPERRRELQAQQDAIFAAVPVPAGAVRLTAPTQRHPEPLPLHPATA, encoded by the coding sequence ATGTCCCACCACCACCCCACCGGCCGCTCCATCACCCGGGCTGCGCTGGCCACCGCCCTCGCCGCCGCCCTGGGAACGGGCGCGGTGCAGACCGCCACCGCCGCCCCGGTCACCCCGTCCCATGCCACCGCGATCGCCCCGTCCGCGCAGGCCCGCGTCACCGCGCCCGACGGCGGCTGGAGTCAGGACGGGCTGCACCTCAACGCCCGTGACAACAAGGAAGTGGACGCCTACCTCGCCCGGGCACGGCGGGCGGAACGGTCCATCAGTCCTCAGGTCCGCACCGTCGCGCTGCTCACCCACGCACAGCTCGTCGGATTCGACCAGCGGCTGAAGTCCCCGGACTCGCTCAAGCGGAAGGTCGCCACCAAGATGAAGGAGGTCCCGGGGCAGAGCGTGGGGACCTCACTCGCCACGCTCAACGACTCGGTCCGTTACACCCTCCAGTGGCCGACCGGGCAGTACACCCATGGCGTCACCGTAGCCGCCGGGCTGCTCTCCTCCTGGGGCAACGACACCAAACGCTGGTCCAACACCTGGGGCCGCCCCCAGGGCTACAAGGCCGTCAACTCCGCCTGGCGTGCGCCACGTTCGGGCCAGGTCTTCGAGGTCCAGTTCCACACCCCGGAAAGCAAGGCCGCCCAGCTCGAAACCCACGAGATCTACGAGGAGCAGCGGCTGCCGGGGACCCCGCCCGAGCGTCGCCGCGAACTCCAGGCGCAGCAGGACGCGATCTTCGCTGCGGTGCCGGTGCCAGCCGGCGCCGTACGCCTCACCGCCCCAACCCAGCGGCACCCCGAACCGCTTCCCCTCCACCCGGCAACCGCATAA
- a CDS encoding VOC family protein, which produces MLIAVDHIQLAAPPGSEDQLRRYYGEVLGMAEIPKPPALAVRGGCWFQAGPVQLHLGIEADFRPAKKAHPGLRVTGIEGYAAHLKEHGAQVVWDDNLPGHKRFYSEDPVGNRLEFLEPVQ; this is translated from the coding sequence ATGCTCATTGCCGTCGACCACATCCAACTCGCCGCCCCTCCCGGCAGCGAGGACCAATTGCGGAGGTATTACGGGGAGGTGCTCGGCATGGCGGAGATACCCAAACCGCCGGCCCTCGCGGTTCGGGGCGGTTGCTGGTTCCAGGCCGGACCAGTCCAACTCCACCTAGGCATCGAGGCCGACTTCCGGCCCGCGAAGAAGGCCCACCCGGGGCTGCGCGTCACCGGGATCGAGGGATACGCCGCCCACCTGAAGGAACACGGCGCTCAGGTCGTCTGGGACGACAATCTGCCAGGCCACAAGCGCTTCTACTCCGAAGACCCGGTAGGCAACCGGCTCGAATTCCTGGAGCCAGTGCAGTAG